One Mya arenaria isolate MELC-2E11 chromosome 7, ASM2691426v1 genomic window carries:
- the LOC128241380 gene encoding EGF-like repeat and discoidin I-like domain-containing protein 3, with amino-acid sequence MNRNQSKVSVKCYWKMLDGRSTYTTTCEAGTWSENHRCINVSTCSNYIGALVPDSSLTASSMFRPGCAPNNSRLNIQKEGYLYAGAWCANASDQSPYIQMKLNTPSFVRGVATQGRNSYNPAQYVTAYQVSFSEDCKHFQYVMNETNQPMVFEGNTDKDTVVIHMFNQWVKTSCVRISPKSFFGHISLRFDVIGCPDWKIMFIAVPGRGGLVEDWLTTGNNTTSDLLCFYEGNEPNCPLHYRNTLVDNWRNLDVAMVKYALYKNGNEVAYVIFNATGSDVTSWFQSERILNSSWTGLSTTAAFRDFSIVSKTGLRRFEISTQYGGCDNDKYFTLTVNRQICPYEAFETYPQFYYSVLPDGGRASQQPTGK; translated from the exons ATGAACAGGAACCAAAGTAAAGTCAGTGTGAAATGTTACTGGAAGATGCTGGATGGAAGATCAACCTATACCACAACATGCGAAGCAGGCACATGGTCGGAAAACCATCGCTGTATTAATG TCTCAACGTGTTCCAACTACATCGGAGCCTTGGTTCCAGACTCATCTCTGACCGCTTCGTCAATGTTCAGACCGGGATGTGCTCCAAATAATTCAAGACTCAATATACAGAAAGAGGGTTATTTGTATGCAGGAGCATGGTGCGCAAATGCAAGCGACCAGAGTCCATATATTCAG ATGAAACTTAATACGCCAAGTTTTGTTAGAGGAGTTGCAACACAAGGCCGGAACTCGTATAACCCTGCTCAATATGTCACAGCGTACCAGGTGTCCTTCAGTGAAGattgcaaacattttcaataCGTTATGAATGAAACGAACCAACCGATG gtatttgaaGGAAACACTGACAAGGACACGGTAGTTATTCATATGTTCAATCAATGGGTGAAGACAAGTTGTGTTCGAATTTCCCCCAAAAGCTTTTTCGGACATATATCGCTTCGGTTTGACGTCATTGGATGCCCAG ACTGGAAAATCATGTTCATTGCAGTCCCTGGCAGAGGGGGACTTGTAGAAGACTGGTTGACAACGGGTAACAACACAACTTCTGACCTATTGTGTTTCTATGAAGGAAATGAACCCAACTGCCCTCTACATTACAGAAACACTTTGGTGGATAACTGGAGAAACCTGGATGTGGCAATG GTCAAGTATGCTCTATACAAGAACGGAAACGAGGTAGCCTACGTCATATTTAATGCTACCGGAAGTGACGTCACAAGTTGGTTTCAATCTGAAAGAATTCTTAACTCTTCATGGACAGGACTAAGCACAACAGCCGCTTTTCGGGACTTCTCCATTGTTTC CAAAACCGGGCTACGCCGGTTTGAAATATCAACACAATATGGTGGGTGTGATAACGACAAATATTTCACGTTAACCGTCAACAGACAGATCTGCCCATATGAAGCGTTTGAAACTTATCCCCAGTTCTACTATTCAGTCCTACCGGACGGTGGAAGAGCATCTCAGCAACCAACCggtaaataa